In the genome of Streptomyces fagopyri, the window CGGGAGAACTGGCCGGGTACGCCGACGACCTCGACGCCGATCCGCTGCGACTGTCGGCGGTCGAGGAGCGCCGGGCCGCGCTCACCCAGCTGACGCGGAAGTACGGCGAGGACGTCGACGCCGTACTGGCGTGGGCGGAGCAGAGCGCCGCGCGACTCCTCGAACTCGACGGCGACGACGAGCGGATCGGCGAGCTGACCGCCGAGCGGGACGCGCTCCGGGCCGAACTGGGCGGACTGGCACAAGCGTTGACGGACGCCCGGACGGAGGCCGCGGAACGGTTCGCGGCTGCCGTGACCGCCGAGCTGGCCTCGCTCGCCATGCCGCACGCACGCGTGTCGTTCGAGATCCGGCAGACCGACGACCCCGAGGGCGTGGAACTCGGCGGGCGGACCGTCGCGTACGGGCCCGCAGGCGTCGACGAGGTCGAGCTGCTGCTCGCGCCGCACCCCGGCGCACCGCCCCGGCCCATCGCCAAGGGGGCGTCCGGCGGTGAGCTCTCGCGGGTGATGCTCGCGGTGGAAGTGGTGTTCGCGGGGACCGATCCCGTACCGACGTATCTCTTCGACGAGGTCGACGCCGGGGTCGGCGGCAAGGCCGCGGTCGAGATCGGGCGGCGGCTGGCGCGGCTCGCCAGAAGCGCTCAGGTGGTCGTGGTGACGCACCTTCCGCAGGTGGCCGCGTTCGCGGACCGGCAACTGCTGGTCGAGAAGACGAACGACGGGTCGGTGACCCGGTCCGGGGTGAAGGTGCTGGAGGGGGAGGACCGCATCCGGGAGCTGTCCCGGATGCTGGCGGGACAGGAGGACTCGCAGACGGCTCGGGCCCACGCGGAGGAGTTGCTGGCCACGGCTCGGGCCGACGCGTAGCCGTCCGGCGGTGCACGCGCTCCCGCGGCGCGCCGGACCGGGGCCCTGCCGCGCCGAGGCCCTGCCGCGCCGAGGCCCTGCCGCGCCGGGGCCCTGCCGCGCCTCGCCGGGCCGGGGTTCGCCGGGCCGGGGTTCGGGGCCCGTGTCCTGGAGGGGATCCGCCCGTGCATCGGCTGCGCTCTGCCGCGCGCCCCGGTCT includes:
- the recN gene encoding DNA repair protein RecN, whose translation is MRIRSLGVIDDAVVELSPGFTAVTGETGAGKTMVVTSLGLLLGGRADPALVRIGAKNAVVEGRIAVPTGGTAIRRAEEAGAELDDGALLISRTVSAEGRSRAHIGGRSVPVGVLAELADELVAVHGQTDQQGLLKLSRQRQALDRYAGDAVAAPLAKYAGAYRRLRAITTELDEITTRARERAQEADMLRFGLEEIAAVEPRSGEDTELSAEAERLGHAEALASAAIAAHAALAGNPEDPEGIDAATLVAGAHRALEAVRAHDSALAGLSGRIGEINILLRDVAGELAGYADDLDADPLRLSAVEERRAALTQLTRKYGEDVDAVLAWAEQSAARLLELDGDDERIGELTAERDALRAELGGLAQALTDARTEAAERFAAAVTAELASLAMPHARVSFEIRQTDDPEGVELGGRTVAYGPAGVDEVELLLAPHPGAPPRPIAKGASGGELSRVMLAVEVVFAGTDPVPTYLFDEVDAGVGGKAAVEIGRRLARLARSAQVVVVTHLPQVAAFADRQLLVEKTNDGSVTRSGVKVLEGEDRIRELSRMLAGQEDSQTARAHAEELLATARADA